From a region of the Dictyostelium discoideum AX4 chromosome 2 chromosome, whole genome shotgun sequence genome:
- the CYP516B1 gene encoding cytochrome P450 family protein yields the protein MYLILSLIIFLAYVAFHKKRTNGMPPGPFPLPIIGNLHQLGKSPYKSLKSFSDKYGGLTTIFLGSVPTVLISEPNILREIIIKNNDSIIDRYISDSGLIIGGERNLLFSKGSFWIKYRKIFSSAMTNARKFNIASRIEQQAISLNNYFGTYANSKQAINPHDYIRRYSLNGVIDYSFSDSVEYESDTHHIVIRAAEIMEEILATGNPHDYLPFLKPFYTKKRNTLAMAVGQVWDYCNDAITVHRKTLDHEKPRDLLDLILMEIEKSEEKQFYDDDSLSKCLTDLIVAGHETVAITLGWMILFLSNHQDVQQKVYDELINVVGKGNLPALVHRKDTSYLNACIQETMRIRTAAPLALPRIASEDIKVGGYTIPKGTQVMMSVYGMASDERYWKDPHIFNPERWLSSNHSTENGGGGGGVVGNSSQSEVFIPFGVGPRMCVGMGVAKDELYYCASQMFMNFKWSPVNDKPIDDEGVARIALEYKEYQVVLERRK from the exons ATGTATTTAATTCtatcattaataatatttttggcATATGTTGCT tttcataaaaaaagaaCCAATGGTATGCCACCAGGACCATTTCCATTACCAATTATTGGAAATTTACATCAATTGGGTAAGTCACCCTATAAATCattgaaatcattttcaGACAAATATGGTGGTTTGACAACAATTTTCTTGGGTAGTGTTCCAACTGTATTAATTAGTGAACCAAATATTCTTAGAGaaattatcatcaaaaataatgattcaatCATTGATAGATATATCTCTGATAGTGGTTTAATTATTGGTGGTGAAAGAAATCTTTTATTCTCAAAAGGTTCATTTTGGATCAAATATAGAAAGATCTTTTCATCTGCAATGACAAATGCTAGAAAATTCAATATTGCCTCAAGAATTGAACAACAAGCAattagtttaaataattattttggtACTTATGCAAATTCTAAACAAGCt ATTAATCCACATGATTATATTAGAAGATATAGTTTAAATGGTGTAATTGATTATTCATTTAGTGATTCAGTAGAGTATGAATCAGATACACATCATATTGTGATTAGAGCAGCAGAGATTATGGAAGAAATTTTAGCAACTGGTAATCCACATGATTATTTACCATTTTTGAAACCATTTTATACAAAAAAGAGAAACACATTGGCAATGGCTGTTGGTCAAGTTTGGGACTATTGTAATGATGCAATCACAGTTCATAGAAAGACATTGGATCATGAGAAGCCACGTGACCttttagatttaattttaatggaaattgaaaaatctgAAGAGAAGCAATtctatgatgatgattcattatcaaaatgTTTAACAGATTTGATTGTTGCTGGCCATGAAACTGTTGCAATTACTTTGGGTTGGATGATACTATTCTTGAGCAACCATCAAGATGTTCAACAAAAAGTATATGATGAATTGATTAATGTAGTTGGTAAAGGTAATTTACCAGCATTGGTTCATAGAAAGGATACAAGTTATTTAAATGCTTGCATTCAAGAGACTATGAGAATTCGTACTGCCGCTCCATTGGCTTTGCCACGTATTGCAAGTGAAGATATTAAAGTAGGTGGTTATACAATTCCAAAGGGTACTCAGGTTATGATGTCAGTTTATGGTATGGCTTCTGATGAACGTTATTGGAAGGATCCACATATTTTCAATCCTGAAAGATGGCTTTCAAGTAATCATTCCACTgaaaatggtggtggtggtggtggtgttgttggtaaCTCCTCTCAATCTGAAGTTTTCATCCCATTCGGTGTTGGTCCAAGAATGTGTGTTGGTATGGGTGTAGCTAAAGATGAACTTTACTATTGTGCCTCTCAAATGTTTATGAATTTCAAATGGAGTCCGGTAAATGATAAAccaattgatgatgaaggtGTAGCTAGAATAGCACTTGAATATAAAGAATATCAAGTAGTTTTagaaagaagaaaataa
- the uqcrh gene encoding ubiquinol-cytochrome-c reductase hinge protein: protein MQTSECKVKGPIQEGCASGCEKSWSAYQACSGRVAKLEHDEKANCLGQFLEHVQCIDKCVGPKLFAQLK, encoded by the exons ATGCAAACCAGTGAATGTAAAGTTAAAGGTCCAATCCAAGAAGGTTGTGCCTCTGGATGTGAAAAAAGCTGGAGTGCCTACCAAGCATGTTCAGGTCGTGTTGCCAAATTAGAGCATGACGAAAAAGCAAACTGTTTAGGTCAATTTTTAGAACATGTTCAATGTATTGATAAATGT gttgGACCAAAATTATTTGCTCAATTAAAGTAA
- a CDS encoding zinc-containing alcohol dehydrogenase (Similar to ADH): MEDRKTMSAGVFKKVGGNLEIVKMSIPKPKQGWVRIKVHYCGVCHSDNSCKYGILKNEYPRVSGHEVLGEIEKLGDGVDPIKFKIGHLVGVGWNGGNHCGSCRECLNNNRLFCKNSLITGISIDGGYAEYIVVPSDALAFIPEGMNAEETAPLLCAGVTVYCSLKNQNFKKGSLVGVLGIGGLGHLAIQFCKKMGYEVIAMSRGNSKEKTSRELGASHFVDIAKEGWVEQMKQIGSVECILLTAPFPHLVQPSLEALGVNGKLLLLCIIPEPFFADSLTMILGNKSIVSWYVGNSNDIQDTLDFAHKNHIKPIIQTFPLQAVNEVLDKINEANFRSVIKIL, from the exons atggaaGATAGAAAAACAATGAGCGCTggagtttttaaaaaagtaggTGGGAATTTAGAAATAGTTAAAATGTCAataccaaaaccaaaacaag GTTGGGTAAGAATTAAAGTTCATTATTGTGGTGTGTGTCACAGTGACAACTCATGTAAATATG gtattttgaaaaatgaaTATCCAAGAGTTTCAGGTCATGAAGTATTaggtgaaattgaaaaattaggtgatggtgttgatccaattaaatttaaaattggtcaTTTGGTTGGAGTTGGTTG gaATGGTGGTAATCATTGTGGTAGTTGTAGAgaatgtttaaataataatcgtttattttgtaaaaattcattaattactGGTATTAGTATTGATGGTGGATATGCTGAATATATTGTAGTACCATCAGATGCATTGGCATTCATACCAGAAGGAATGAATGCTGAAGAAACTGCACCATTATTATGTGCTGGTGTAACAGTGTACTGTTcattaaaaaaccaaaattttaaaaaaggttcATTAGTTGGTGTTTTAGGTATTGGTGGTCTTGGTCATTTGGCAATTCAATTTTGTAAGAAAATGGGTTATGAAGTTATTGCCATGTCAAGGGGAAATTCAAAAGAGAAAACATCTAGAGAATTAGGAGCTTCACATTTTGTAGACATTGCAAAGGAAGGATGGGTTGAACAAATGAAACAAATTGGCTCAGTTGAATGTATACTATTAACAGCACCATTTCCTCATTTGGTTCAACCTTCTTTGGAAGCTTTGGGTGTAAATGGAAAGTTATTGCTTCTTTGTATCATTCCAGAACCATTTTTTGCTGATTCTCTAACTATGATTTTGggtaataaatcaattgttaGCTGGTATGTTGGTAATTCAAATGATATCCAAGATACTTTAGATTTTGCACACAAAAATCATATAAAACCTATTATCCAAACTTTTCCATTACAAGCTGTTAATGAAGTTTTAGATAAGATAAATGAAGCTAATTTTAGAAGTgtgattaaaattttataa
- a CDS encoding zinc-containing alcohol dehydrogenase (Similar to ADH) produces the protein MKAAVFKQKGGDLEIVEVPVPEPKQGWVRIKVHSCGVCHSDNACKYGNFGNSYPRIPGHEVFGEIEKLGEGVDPNYFKIGKFVGVGWFGGNHCGKCRECLNDQWIFCKESLICGIHYDGGYAEYMVAPSDSLAFVPEGMNAEETAPLLCAGITVFNSFRNQNIKVGSLVGVQGLGGLGHLAIQFCKKMGYEVIAMSSGDQKEKLARELGAAHYVNISKDGWIDQMKEIGSVQCILLTAPSSSIVQSSLDALGVNGKLVLLAILPEPFNANSLTLIGGNKSIIGWSSGDSRDAEQTLNFANKNQVKAMIKTFPLENVNEALLKIADARFRHVVKIL, from the exons atgaaagcagctgtttttaaacaaaaaggTGGAGATTTAGAGATTGTTGAAGTTCCAGTGCCAGAACCAAAACAAGGTTGGGTTAGAATCAAAGTTCATTCATGTGGTGTGTGCCACAGTGATAATGCTTGCAAATatg gAAATTTTGGAAATTCATATCCACGTATTCCAGGTCATGAAGTATttggtgaaattgaaaaattaggTGAAGGTGTTGAtccaaattatttcaaaattggtaaatttgttggtgttggttg gTTTGGTGGTAATCATTGTGGTAAATGTAGAGAATGTTTAAATGATCAATGGATATTTTGTAAGGAATCATTAATTTGTGGTATTCATTATGATGGTGGATATGCTGAATACATGGTTGCACCATCAGATTCATTAGCATTTGTACCAGAAGGAATGAATGCTGAAGAAACTGCACCATTATTATGTGCCGGTATTACTGTATTCAATTCATTTAGAAATCAAAATATCAAAGTTGGTTCATTAGTTGGTGTTCAAGGTTTAGGTGGTCTTGGTCATTTAGCAATTCAATTTTGTAAGAAAATGGGTTATGAAGTTATTGCAATGTCAAGTGGTGAtcaaaaagagaaattagcAAGAGAGTTGGGCGCAGCTCATTATGTTAACATTTCAAAAGATGGTTGGATTGATCAAATGAAAGAAATTGGTTCAGTTCAATGTATTTTATTGACTGCTCCATCTTCATCAATTGTTCAATCATCTTTGGATGCTTTAGGTGTAAATGGAAAGTTAGTACTTTTAGCAATTTTACCAGAACCATTCAATGCAAATTCCCTAACTttaattggtggtaataaatcaattattggtTGGTCTTCAGGTGACTCTCGTGATGCAGAACAAACATTGAACTTtgcaaataaaaatcaagTAAAAGCAATGATTAAAACTTTCCCATTGGAAAATGTTAATGAAGCTTTACTTAAAATTGCCGATGCTAGATTTAGACATGTAGTaaagattttataa